The Polymorphobacter megasporae genome window below encodes:
- a CDS encoding TonB-dependent receptor produces MAFRTATSLRLMTLVSGLLGSTAVMAQAVPEPAPTSVDAAPVASGDIVVTARRRQETLVNVPISITAFSAQQIQEKGLNSVASVAQQTPGLQFDQGPSAADIRPSLRGIALIEGRSDVAIIVDGIDVTGVSLNSLLGGGGAQTAASLMDLERIEVVKGPQTVYFGRSAFAGAIQFISRDPSFNLGAKVDAALGDRGRRELTAHITGPVIGDTVAATISATYRNFDGYYSNPGNGQHLGGTQTAGVGGSVLVKTGDYTAKLHLNYIHEHDQPPAGYVAPRTNTTLLGVTYVDQKFFDPSQVAISSNIDYLGNVSDTYRAVLNQSLNLGGGFALDSITGLNKIDSTIQFDFDTKPANVPVTVAAGGGTFNCIALVCVGISEFDTHMRQISQDLRLSYTSPRLRAMVGGYFFDERYGEVDYSRFVGSQSTIGATRANVLGRPATLDTDTYALFGSVDYTLTDKLTLTGELRYSHEVIDSTAATGYNFLLGTGSNAITFVGHKAFNSVLPRVNVKYDISDSANVYASAAKGSKPGGFNTGQVRDDLRPFKQETIWTYELGTKGHLFDRRVSFEAALYYSDWSNVQVTTICFGNASALGPEPQCPDATAVSLNYIINAKKAVAKGAEINLSAKATDKLTIGFNYAYADSRFKDFEARDVFPAASSQALRQFGGNLMPLIPKHSMSGSVRYEQPVDTVTVFGEFDGRYRTSRFARFDNRVLIADKAVFDVQFGVRGKDWSLLAFVDNIMNDLTPEFTRYYGNFNPSTRNGEYISAPAKRAFGARASKSF; encoded by the coding sequence ATGGCATTCCGCACCGCCACGTCTTTGCGTCTGATGACCCTCGTATCGGGTCTGCTCGGTTCGACCGCAGTCATGGCCCAAGCTGTGCCCGAGCCTGCGCCCACGTCGGTCGACGCCGCTCCGGTCGCGAGCGGTGACATCGTCGTCACGGCGCGCCGCCGACAGGAAACTCTCGTCAACGTCCCCATCTCGATCACAGCGTTCTCGGCGCAGCAGATCCAGGAAAAAGGCCTCAACAGCGTCGCCTCGGTCGCGCAGCAGACGCCCGGCCTCCAGTTCGACCAGGGCCCCTCCGCCGCCGACATCCGCCCGTCGCTGCGCGGGATCGCGCTGATCGAGGGCCGCTCCGACGTCGCGATCATCGTCGACGGGATCGACGTCACCGGCGTCTCGCTCAACAGCCTGCTCGGCGGGGGCGGCGCGCAGACTGCCGCGTCGTTGATGGACCTCGAGCGGATCGAGGTCGTGAAGGGACCGCAGACGGTCTATTTCGGCCGCAGCGCCTTCGCCGGCGCGATCCAGTTCATCAGCCGCGATCCGTCGTTCAACCTTGGCGCCAAGGTCGACGCCGCGCTCGGCGACCGCGGCCGTCGCGAGCTCACCGCGCACATCACCGGCCCGGTCATCGGCGACACCGTCGCTGCGACCATTTCCGCGACGTACCGCAATTTCGACGGCTATTACTCGAACCCCGGCAACGGCCAGCATCTTGGCGGCACCCAGACTGCGGGCGTCGGCGGCTCGGTGCTGGTCAAGACCGGCGACTACACTGCCAAGCTGCACCTCAACTACATCCACGAGCATGACCAGCCGCCCGCCGGCTATGTCGCCCCGCGCACCAACACGACGCTGCTCGGCGTCACCTATGTCGATCAGAAGTTCTTCGACCCGAGCCAGGTCGCGATCTCGTCGAACATCGATTATCTCGGCAACGTCTCCGATACGTATCGCGCCGTCCTCAACCAGAGCCTCAACCTTGGCGGCGGTTTCGCGCTCGACTCGATCACCGGCCTCAACAAGATCGATTCGACGATCCAGTTCGACTTCGACACCAAGCCCGCCAACGTGCCGGTGACGGTGGCGGCCGGTGGCGGCACCTTCAACTGCATCGCGCTCGTGTGCGTCGGCATTTCGGAATTTGACACGCATATGCGGCAGATCAGTCAGGATCTGCGGCTGAGCTACACTTCGCCCAGGCTGCGTGCGATGGTCGGCGGCTACTTCTTCGACGAGCGTTACGGCGAAGTCGATTACAGCCGCTTCGTTGGCTCGCAGAGCACGATCGGTGCCACCCGCGCGAACGTGCTGGGGCGGCCGGCAACGCTCGACACCGACACCTATGCGCTGTTCGGTTCGGTCGATTACACGCTCACGGACAAGCTGACGCTTACCGGCGAGCTGCGCTACAGCCACGAGGTCATCGATTCGACCGCGGCGACGGGCTATAACTTCCTGCTCGGCACCGGCAGCAACGCGATCACTTTCGTCGGGCACAAGGCGTTCAACAGTGTCCTGCCTCGCGTCAACGTGAAGTATGACATCAGCGATTCCGCGAACGTCTACGCCAGCGCCGCCAAGGGCTCGAAGCCCGGCGGCTTCAACACCGGGCAGGTCCGCGACGACCTGCGCCCGTTCAAGCAGGAGACGATCTGGACCTACGAACTCGGCACCAAGGGGCATTTGTTCGATCGCCGGGTGAGCTTCGAGGCCGCGCTTTATTATTCGGACTGGAGCAACGTCCAGGTCACGACGATCTGCTTCGGCAATGCCAGCGCGTTGGGGCCCGAACCGCAGTGCCCGGACGCGACGGCGGTCAGCCTCAACTACATCATCAACGCCAAAAAGGCGGTGGCGAAGGGTGCCGAGATCAACCTGAGCGCCAAGGCGACCGACAAGCTAACGATCGGCTTCAACTATGCGTACGCCGATTCCAGGTTCAAGGATTTCGAGGCACGCGACGTTTTCCCGGCGGCGTCGTCGCAGGCGCTGCGCCAGTTCGGCGGCAACCTCATGCCGCTGATCCCGAAGCATTCGATGTCGGGATCGGTCCGCTATGAGCAGCCGGTCGACACCGTCACCGTGTTCGGTGAGTTCGACGGCCGTTACCGCACCTCGCGCTTCGCCCGCTTCGACAACCGCGTGCTTATCGCCGACAAGGCGGTGTTCGACGTTCAGTTCGGCGTGCGCGGCAAGGACTGGTCGCTGCTCGCGTTCGTCGACAACATCATGAACGACCTGACGCCCGAGTTTACGCGATACTACGGCAACTTCAACCCGAGCACGCGCAACGGCGAATATATCTCGGCTCCCGCCAAGCGTGCCTTCGGCGCGCGCGCCAGCAAATCGTTCTAA
- a CDS encoding helix-turn-helix domain-containing protein: MPSETPTEKSASIRAISRSVAVLQAINRSSSLTLTHISEAVGLPYPTTTRIVRTLVEVGLIEQEPSRKRYRPTALVQTLSCGFQNHDRLVSTARARISSSLHG, encoded by the coding sequence ATGCCCAGCGAGACGCCGACCGAGAAAAGTGCGTCGATCCGGGCGATCAGCCGCAGCGTCGCCGTGCTGCAGGCGATCAACCGGTCGAGCTCGCTGACGCTGACGCACATCTCGGAGGCGGTCGGCCTGCCCTATCCGACGACCACGCGGATCGTCCGGACGCTAGTCGAGGTCGGGCTGATTGAGCAGGAGCCGTCGCGCAAACGCTACCGCCCGACGGCGCTCGTCCAGACGCTATCGTGCGGCTTCCAGAACCACGACCGGCTGGTCAGTACCGCGCGCGCGCGCATATCGTCGAGCTTACACGGCTGA
- a CDS encoding IclR family transcriptional regulator domain-containing protein yields the protein MRLPEPRPAGQYRARAHIVELTRLIDWPVSVVTRVGKQMMVRDSTSTITSLTFNNYYPGWQVPLLSSASGRVYFAHASAQERAELLKQYATDSQGLDNLIIREFRDGDAVAKIVEAGYAAVARTAYSANPGRTSSIAVPLFENGVPLGSLALVFFAQAASMSKAIERLLEPLRRTALAIQADLERNLPQPEPQDE from the coding sequence GTGCGGCTTCCAGAACCACGACCGGCTGGTCAGTACCGCGCGCGCGCGCATATCGTCGAGCTTACACGGCTGATCGACTGGCCCGTCAGCGTCGTCACCCGCGTCGGCAAGCAGATGATGGTGCGCGATTCGACCAGCACGATCACGTCGCTCACGTTCAACAATTACTATCCGGGGTGGCAGGTGCCTTTGCTGTCCTCCGCGTCGGGCCGGGTGTATTTCGCCCATGCGAGTGCGCAGGAGCGTGCCGAATTGCTCAAGCAATATGCGACCGACAGTCAGGGGCTCGATAACCTGATCATCCGCGAGTTCCGCGACGGCGACGCGGTCGCGAAGATCGTCGAGGCGGGCTATGCTGCGGTTGCGCGGACCGCTTACTCGGCCAATCCCGGGCGGACGTCGTCGATCGCGGTGCCGTTGTTCGAGAACGGCGTGCCGCTCGGCTCGCTCGCGCTGGTCTTTTTCGCGCAGGCGGCGTCGATGTCGAAGGCGATCGAGCGGCTGCTAGAACCGCTGCGCCGCACCGCGCTCGCGATCCAGGCCGATCTCGAACGCAACCTGCCGCAGCCCGAACCGCAGGACGAATAA
- a CDS encoding SDR family NAD(P)-dependent oxidoreductase, with protein MDLVFAVVPALDGPEARALWRIDNVFIIAADCADEAGWRHIAKVHQAAVGEIDVMVHCPSVRGDDANRILRSNWLALQHSHRFMAKRGGGTMVIACRAPQPGVFAPALDAALAGTRLSATAAILDAMKVGLAPRCNRLVFDDDVAEGPFRASLAALVDDRSSFMTGGELLLSGSAGSDDTRLSGKTILVTGATSGIGRATAVEIGRLGGFVAVGGRKPKLADETLELVRAAGGDGMVVPLDVTDPAAWSQAVAAVMTERGALHGLVNNAGEARNKPIAALTAADFDFLTGINLMGTMLGIDACCEALAASGGGAIVNIASVAGIRAAPGGSAYGASKAAVIGLSQSYARAEGNARGVRINALQPGLIWSDSVADSLGEEGAAAFRAMIEPKTPLGRVGAPDEIGRMVAFLLSDAAAPISGQAISVSGGLEFNLP; from the coding sequence GTGGACCTCGTCTTCGCCGTAGTCCCGGCGCTCGATGGACCCGAGGCGCGCGCCCTGTGGCGCATCGACAATGTCTTCATAATCGCTGCCGACTGCGCCGACGAGGCCGGGTGGCGCCACATCGCCAAGGTACACCAGGCGGCTGTAGGCGAGATCGACGTGATGGTGCACTGCCCGTCGGTGCGCGGCGACGACGCGAACCGGATCCTACGGTCGAACTGGCTCGCGCTCCAGCATTCGCACCGCTTCATGGCCAAACGCGGCGGCGGGACGATGGTGATCGCCTGCCGCGCGCCGCAGCCCGGCGTTTTCGCTCCGGCACTCGATGCCGCGCTCGCGGGCACGCGGCTGTCGGCGACCGCAGCAATCCTCGATGCAATGAAGGTCGGTCTCGCCCCCCGGTGCAACCGGCTGGTGTTCGACGATGACGTAGCAGAGGGTCCGTTCCGTGCGAGCCTGGCGGCTTTGGTCGACGACCGGAGTAGCTTCATGACCGGTGGTGAGCTGCTGCTGTCGGGGAGTGCTGGATCGGACGATACTCGGCTGTCGGGGAAGACGATCCTCGTCACCGGGGCAACGTCGGGGATCGGGCGTGCGACGGCGGTCGAGATCGGACGGCTCGGCGGGTTCGTCGCGGTCGGCGGGCGCAAGCCTAAACTCGCCGATGAGACGCTCGAACTGGTGCGCGCAGCCGGCGGCGACGGAATGGTCGTGCCCCTCGACGTCACCGATCCGGCGGCGTGGTCGCAAGCGGTCGCCGCGGTGATGACGGAACGGGGCGCGCTCCACGGCCTTGTCAACAATGCCGGCGAGGCCCGCAACAAGCCGATCGCCGCGCTCACCGCCGCCGACTTCGACTTCCTGACCGGGATCAACCTGATGGGGACGATGCTCGGGATCGACGCCTGCTGCGAAGCGCTTGCTGCCAGCGGCGGCGGTGCGATCGTCAACATCGCCTCGGTCGCGGGCATCCGCGCGGCCCCGGGCGGGTCGGCGTATGGCGCGTCGAAGGCGGCGGTGATCGGCCTGAGCCAAAGCTACGCGCGCGCCGAGGGGAATGCGCGCGGTGTACGGATCAACGCGCTCCAACCGGGGCTGATCTGGAGCGACAGCGTCGCCGACTCGCTCGGGGAGGAAGGGGCCGCCGCCTTCCGCGCGATGATCGAGCCGAAGACACCGCTCGGACGCGTCGGCGCGCCCGACGAGATCGGACGGATGGTCGCGTTCCTGCTGTCCGACGCCGCCGCGCCGATATCGGGTCAGGCAATTAGCGTCTCGGGCGGGCTGGAGTTCAACCTTCCTTGA
- a CDS encoding MFS transporter, whose amino-acid sequence MDQRNDTVSRWSLQAAEFRRGWRPLVACSVGTGLGLSPIPAYTAGIFATALQKQYGWPRGEILFGIIFVTAALVLLGSSIGRLTDKIGARRVAITSTIGLGIALMLLSTTGSNILTFYAGWVLIALVSLGTLPMTYAKVITGWFEHARGLALGIMLASTGISGAIFPFYLNALIAGPGWRVAYLGLGALPLLIAVPVLLVWLKEAAPREGPTAAVEADGLSVREALRQYRFWAAAIAALCVGAGTGGLMPNLMPLLADNGLTPGAATKVLAVLAISVTIGRLLCGWMLDRLWAPLAGTILIIPATIAAVALTTQPGVVGSTVAVAAIGLIAGAEFDLVAYMTGRYFGRRHFSELYGIQYAIFGLGAGIAPASYGAIRDHLGSYHPVLLISAGLFVASAAILLTLGRYPARFAGAAH is encoded by the coding sequence GTGGACCAGCGCAACGACACGGTATCCCGCTGGTCGCTCCAGGCGGCCGAATTCCGCCGCGGCTGGCGCCCGCTCGTCGCCTGCTCGGTCGGCACCGGGCTCGGCCTGTCACCGATCCCGGCCTATACCGCCGGCATCTTCGCGACCGCGCTGCAGAAGCAATATGGCTGGCCGCGTGGCGAAATCCTGTTCGGCATCATCTTCGTCACGGCAGCGCTGGTCCTGCTCGGATCGAGCATTGGACGCCTGACCGACAAGATCGGCGCACGACGCGTCGCGATCACGTCGACGATCGGGCTCGGCATCGCGCTGATGCTGCTGTCGACCACAGGATCGAATATCCTGACCTTCTACGCCGGCTGGGTGCTGATCGCGCTCGTCTCGCTGGGCACGTTGCCGATGACGTACGCCAAGGTCATCACCGGCTGGTTCGAGCACGCGCGCGGCCTCGCGCTCGGCATCATGCTGGCGAGCACCGGCATTTCGGGCGCGATCTTCCCCTTCTATCTCAACGCGCTCATCGCCGGGCCGGGGTGGCGCGTCGCCTATCTCGGCCTCGGCGCGCTGCCGCTGCTGATCGCGGTGCCCGTGCTGCTGGTGTGGCTCAAGGAAGCCGCGCCGCGCGAGGGTCCGACGGCAGCTGTCGAGGCGGACGGACTGTCGGTGCGTGAGGCTTTGCGCCAGTATCGCTTTTGGGCAGCGGCGATCGCGGCCCTATGCGTGGGTGCGGGCACCGGCGGTCTAATGCCGAACCTGATGCCACTGCTCGCCGACAACGGCCTGACACCCGGCGCGGCGACCAAGGTCCTCGCGGTGCTGGCGATCAGCGTGACGATCGGGAGACTGCTGTGCGGCTGGATGCTAGACCGGCTGTGGGCGCCGCTCGCGGGCACGATCCTCATCATCCCGGCGACGATCGCCGCAGTCGCACTGACGACGCAGCCCGGCGTGGTCGGCAGCACGGTCGCCGTCGCCGCGATCGGCTTGATTGCCGGGGCCGAGTTCGACCTCGTCGCCTATATGACCGGACGCTATTTCGGCCGGCGGCACTTCAGCGAGCTCTACGGCATCCAGTACGCCATCTTCGGGCTTGGGGCAGGCATCGCGCCCGCCAGCTACGGCGCGATCCGCGATCATCTCGGCAGCTATCACCCGGTGCTGCTGATCTCGGCCGGTCTGTTCGTCGCCTCCGCCGCGATCCTGTTGACGCTTGGGCGCTATCCGGCGCGCTTTGCCGGAGCCGCGCACTGA
- a CDS encoding FAD-dependent oxidoreductase: protein MKQVEVLVVGAGPVGAVGAARLASMGIDTVICEAQTSLSHDLRASTFHASTLEMLHEIDTAELLIAMGLKAPVYHLRDRQSGDTLAFDLTELSDMTRFPFRLQCEQTHLAELLTTRLAATGADRFQLGTALVHAREEGDRVIATLERDGQRFDVSAKFLIGADGARSPVRGLMGVGFEGFTWEEKFVSFSTRFPIEDHVPGLAYVNYISDPNEWLVLLRVPGLWRVLVPADGNETNDYLVSDENAAKVFARIVGDIPVETDHRTIYRVHQRVAESFVRGRMAIVGDAAHLNNPLGGFGMNSGVHDVWNLCDKLYAILRQDGDAEQLARFDRQRRSVTKSFIQAQTIENKAQMEGSGDRNRERMERIHADPALRRQYLLRQAMFESLAEAEAVL from the coding sequence ATGAAGCAAGTCGAAGTATTGGTGGTCGGTGCGGGGCCGGTCGGCGCAGTCGGCGCGGCCCGGCTCGCGTCGATGGGGATCGATACCGTGATCTGCGAAGCGCAGACGTCGCTGTCTCACGACCTGCGCGCCTCGACCTTCCATGCCTCGACGCTCGAAATGCTCCATGAGATCGACACCGCCGAGCTGCTGATCGCGATGGGCCTCAAGGCGCCGGTCTATCACCTGCGCGACCGCCAGAGCGGCGATACCCTCGCGTTTGACCTGACCGAATTGTCGGACATGACGCGCTTCCCGTTCCGCCTGCAGTGCGAGCAGACGCATCTGGCCGAGCTGCTGACGACGCGGCTCGCCGCGACGGGGGCGGACCGTTTCCAGCTCGGCACCGCGCTGGTCCATGCGCGAGAGGAGGGCGACCGCGTCATCGCAACGCTCGAACGCGACGGGCAGCGCTTCGACGTCTCGGCGAAGTTCCTCATCGGTGCGGACGGTGCGCGGTCGCCGGTGCGCGGGCTGATGGGCGTCGGGTTCGAGGGTTTCACCTGGGAGGAGAAGTTCGTCAGCTTCTCGACGCGCTTCCCGATCGAAGACCACGTCCCGGGCCTCGCCTACGTCAACTACATCTCCGACCCCAACGAGTGGCTGGTGCTCCTGCGGGTGCCTGGCCTGTGGCGGGTGCTCGTGCCGGCGGACGGCAACGAGACTAACGACTATCTCGTCTCCGACGAAAATGCCGCGAAGGTGTTCGCGCGGATCGTCGGTGACATCCCGGTCGAGACCGACCACCGCACGATCTACCGCGTCCACCAGCGCGTCGCCGAAAGCTTCGTCCGCGGACGAATGGCGATCGTCGGGGATGCCGCGCATCTCAACAATCCGCTCGGCGGGTTCGGCATGAACAGCGGTGTCCACGACGTGTGGAACCTGTGCGACAAGCTGTATGCGATCCTGCGGCAGGACGGCGATGCCGAGCAGCTCGCCCGCTTCGACCGCCAGCGGCGCAGCGTCACCAAGAGCTTCATCCAGGCGCAGACGATCGAGAACAAGGCGCAGATGGAGGGCAGCGGCGACCGCAATCGCGAGCGCATGGAGCGGATCCACGCCGACCCCGCGCTGCGGCGCCAGTATCTACTGCGCCAGGCGATGTTCGAAAGCCTTGCCGAAGCCGAGGCCGTCCTGTGA
- a CDS encoding cupin domain-containing protein, which produces MRPQIEALDVDAMEWQPLGPPGLHSRLLSRDPETGARTALQRLSVEGRYSPPKVAHFHTTYEEILGVSGCFSFDSRTWIRPGAYVFHPPRTVHGFKSAIREESTFLSRIGRDLDVNLVHEPEADDLYVAQGDAPPRAPVAYADAVASLGWRSGMLLGAAVATCHLSHDPDSGEGSALVCLPVGWAASQAFLDTYLELFVLQGAVGVGAVPGADRRDYFFYPPGGAIGALQTDRPTIVYVNFGAEVGV; this is translated from the coding sequence ATGCGACCGCAGATCGAAGCGCTCGACGTCGACGCGATGGAATGGCAGCCGCTCGGGCCGCCGGGGCTCCATAGCCGCCTCCTCAGCCGCGATCCCGAAACCGGCGCGCGGACCGCGCTCCAGCGGCTGTCGGTCGAGGGTCGATACAGCCCGCCCAAGGTCGCGCATTTCCATACGACCTATGAGGAAATTCTCGGCGTGTCGGGCTGCTTCAGTTTCGATTCGCGCACGTGGATCCGGCCCGGCGCATATGTTTTTCACCCGCCGCGCACCGTTCACGGCTTCAAGAGTGCGATCCGCGAGGAGTCGACCTTCCTGTCGCGGATCGGGCGCGATCTCGACGTCAATCTGGTCCACGAGCCCGAAGCCGACGACCTGTATGTCGCGCAGGGCGACGCGCCGCCGCGTGCGCCGGTCGCCTATGCCGATGCGGTGGCGTCGCTCGGCTGGCGGTCGGGGATGCTGCTCGGAGCGGCGGTCGCGACGTGTCATCTGAGCCATGATCCCGATAGCGGCGAGGGGTCGGCGCTCGTCTGCCTCCCCGTCGGCTGGGCGGCGTCGCAAGCGTTTCTCGACACTTATCTCGAACTGTTCGTGCTGCAGGGCGCGGTCGGCGTCGGTGCCGTGCCGGGCGCGGATCGCCGCGATTACTTCTTCTATCCCCCCGGCGGCGCGATCGGCGCGCTTCAAACCGACCGGCCGACGATTGTCTACGTCAATTTCGGTGCGGAGGTCGGGGTCTGA
- a CDS encoding DUF4437 domain-containing protein — protein MQAVPQLAIDTSVCVHRDDLPEQSGTLLGAAVSLRVLRRLDDGSARSAIVTLSPQWRAESDVIISGTTQLFVLDGALQIGDQQLGEAGFAMLPAGTTALPVSSDVGATLIAIFDLRSAPTDRPPVVIEDVYTIPPFTPIIDGRLLDGFERRVLWIDPETKADTRFLRVPAGFRGAGPNWHPVQEEIFCLDGDIQPDDTRPMRAGSFLWNPARSIHGFDEHTVGGCLLLEWHDGDWALTPAPDAVRPSA, from the coding sequence ATGCAGGCCGTGCCACAGCTCGCGATCGATACCTCGGTGTGCGTCCACCGCGACGACCTTCCAGAACAAAGCGGCACCCTGCTCGGCGCGGCGGTCTCGCTACGGGTGCTGCGGCGGCTCGACGACGGCAGCGCGCGGAGCGCGATCGTGACCCTCTCGCCGCAATGGCGCGCTGAGTCCGACGTGATAATTTCCGGCACCACGCAACTCTTCGTGCTCGACGGCGCGCTTCAAATTGGCGACCAGCAGCTTGGCGAGGCGGGTTTCGCCATGCTGCCGGCGGGCACCACTGCCCTGCCCGTCTCGAGCGATGTCGGAGCCACGTTGATCGCGATCTTCGACTTGCGGTCCGCCCCGACGGACCGCCCGCCGGTCGTGATCGAGGACGTCTATACAATCCCGCCGTTCACCCCGATCATCGACGGCCGCCTGCTGGACGGGTTTGAGCGGCGCGTGCTGTGGATCGATCCCGAGACGAAGGCCGACACCCGCTTCCTCCGCGTCCCCGCAGGTTTCCGTGGCGCGGGGCCGAACTGGCATCCGGTACAGGAAGAAATCTTCTGCCTCGACGGCGACATCCAGCCCGACGACACCCGACCGATGCGCGCCGGATCGTTCCTGTGGAACCCGGCGCGCAGCATCCACGGCTTCGACGAGCATACCGTCGGCGGATGCCTGCTGCTCGAATGGCACGACGGCGACTGGGCGCTGACACCCGCGCCCGACGCCGTCCGCCCCTCAGCTTGA
- the hisD gene encoding histidinol dehydrogenase, which produces MAIWLKRGAKADQKAAIDRSVRDTVETILADIGARGDAAVRELSQRFDGWSPDAFLLSDRDKQDCLDQLSDLDLSDIQFAQDQVRRFAKIQRDSIRDVEVETLPGVTLGHKNVPVNAAGCYVPGGKYPLLASAHMSVITAKVAGVPRVITCAPPFRGKPAPAIVAAQVMAGADEIYVLGGIQAIGAMAIGTETIAPVDMLVGPGNAFVAEAKRQLYGRVGIDLFAGPTETLVIADETVDGELCATDLLGQAEHGPDSPAILLTTSEKLARDTIAEIERLLAILPTAPIARIAWENYGEVIVAEDHAEMVRIADQIASEHVQVMTANDDYFLANMTNYGALFLGPRTNVSFGDKVIGTNHTLPTNKAARYTGGLWVGKFLKTCTYQRVTTDAASAMIGEYCSRLCSLEGFAGHGEQANIRVRRYGGRNIPYAGRAEPVSSS; this is translated from the coding sequence ATGGCAATCTGGCTCAAGCGCGGCGCAAAGGCCGATCAAAAGGCGGCGATCGACCGGTCGGTCCGCGACACGGTCGAGACGATCCTCGCCGATATCGGCGCGCGCGGTGATGCGGCAGTGCGCGAACTCTCGCAGCGCTTCGATGGCTGGTCACCCGATGCGTTCCTGCTGTCCGACCGTGACAAGCAGGATTGCCTCGACCAGCTGAGCGACCTCGACCTGTCCGACATCCAGTTCGCGCAGGATCAGGTCCGGCGCTTCGCCAAGATCCAGCGCGACAGCATTCGCGACGTCGAGGTCGAGACGCTTCCCGGCGTCACGCTCGGCCACAAGAACGTGCCGGTCAACGCCGCAGGCTGCTACGTCCCCGGTGGGAAGTATCCGCTGCTGGCGTCGGCGCACATGTCGGTCATCACCGCCAAGGTCGCTGGCGTCCCGCGCGTCATTACCTGCGCGCCGCCGTTCCGCGGCAAGCCCGCGCCTGCGATCGTCGCGGCGCAGGTCATGGCGGGCGCGGACGAGATCTACGTGCTCGGCGGCATCCAGGCGATCGGCGCGATGGCGATCGGTACCGAGACAATCGCGCCGGTCGACATGCTCGTCGGCCCGGGCAACGCCTTCGTCGCCGAAGCCAAGCGCCAGCTTTACGGCCGCGTCGGGATCGACCTGTTCGCCGGGCCGACCGAGACGCTGGTGATCGCCGACGAGACCGTCGACGGGGAGCTGTGCGCGACCGATCTGCTCGGCCAGGCCGAACATGGTCCCGACAGCCCGGCGATCCTGCTGACGACGTCGGAGAAGCTCGCGCGCGATACGATCGCGGAGATCGAGCGGCTGCTGGCGATCCTGCCGACCGCGCCGATCGCGCGTATCGCGTGGGAGAATTACGGCGAGGTGATCGTCGCCGAGGACCACGCCGAGATGGTCCGCATCGCCGACCAAATCGCCTCCGAGCACGTCCAGGTGATGACCGCGAACGACGACTATTTCCTCGCCAACATGACGAACTACGGCGCGCTGTTCCTCGGTCCGCGGACCAATGTCTCGTTCGGCGACAAGGTGATCGGCACCAACCACACCCTGCCGACCAACAAGGCGGCGCGCTATACCGGCGGGCTGTGGGTGGGGAAGTTCCTCAAGACCTGCACCTACCAGCGCGTCACGACCGATGCGGCGTCGGCGATGATCGGCGAATATTGCTCGCGGCTGTGCTCGCTCGAAGGCTTTGCCGGGCACGGCGAGCAGGCCAACATCCGCGTGCGCCGCTACGGCGGCCGCAACATTCCCTATGCTGGCCGCGCCGAACCGGTCAGCTCAAGCTGA
- a CDS encoding isocitrate lyase/PEP mutase family protein has translation MADPALAEKLRRGEFIVAPGIQDMITAVIANDVGFDAVYGTGYWLTASAFGLPDAGIASVTQMTDRMATLVRSSNAPVIADGDTGHGGLLNVHHTVRAFEAAGVTAIQIEDQQFPKKCGHTPFKRVVTPDEMVDKIKVARDARRSADFLIIARTDAMQSEGLDGVRRRMDAYAEAGADVLFPEALGSEAEMRLVCGSLDLPVLANMATGGITPILPVATLKDIGFAIAIFPALTSLVASAAVEAALRTLRGSGDGTAPGQDVFDFKRFCSLIGFEDVWAFERKWAAAPAGE, from the coding sequence ATGGCAGACCCGGCACTGGCCGAAAAACTGCGGCGCGGCGAGTTTATCGTCGCACCCGGCATTCAGGACATGATCACCGCCGTCATCGCCAACGATGTCGGCTTCGACGCGGTTTACGGAACCGGCTACTGGCTCACTGCGTCGGCGTTCGGGCTGCCCGATGCCGGCATTGCCTCGGTCACGCAGATGACCGACCGCATGGCGACGCTTGTGCGCAGTTCCAACGCTCCGGTCATCGCCGACGGCGACACCGGGCATGGCGGGCTGCTGAATGTCCACCACACCGTCCGCGCGTTCGAAGCGGCGGGGGTCACCGCGATCCAGATCGAGGACCAGCAATTCCCCAAGAAGTGCGGCCACACCCCGTTCAAGCGCGTCGTCACGCCGGACGAGATGGTCGACAAGATCAAGGTCGCCCGCGACGCGCGCCGCAGCGCCGATTTCCTCATCATCGCCCGGACCGACGCGATGCAGAGCGAAGGCCTCGACGGCGTGCGGCGGCGGATGGACGCCTATGCCGAGGCGGGCGCCGATGTGCTGTTCCCGGAAGCGCTCGGCAGCGAGGCGGAGATGCGGCTGGTGTGCGGTTCGCTCGATCTGCCGGTGCTCGCCAACATGGCGACGGGGGGCATCACGCCGATCCTGCCGGTCGCGACGCTCAAGGACATCGGCTTCGCGATCGCGATCTTCCCGGCGCTGACCAGCCTCGTCGCGAGCGCCGCGGTCGAGGCGGCGTTGCGCACGCTCAGGGGCAGCGGCGACGGCACCGCGCCGGGGCAGGACGTCTTCGATTTCAAGCGCTTCTGCAGCCTGATCGGCTTCGAGGACGTGTGGGCGTTCGAGCGCAAATGGGCCGCTGCGCCCGCGGGAGAATAA